In the genome of Ignisphaera cupida, one region contains:
- a CDS encoding phosphoribosylaminoimidazolesuccinocarboxamide synthase yields MNTLQLIYEGKSKRVYAKDEDTLVIEFKDDVTAIDGLVKAVAIGKGVLAARISAFFFKLLNDAGIKTHFIEYDGFRRIIVKKLEIIPVEVIVRNYAYGSLLRRLPIYKPLQKLEPPLLEFHYKDDDLHDPLVLEEDLIRTGILSEQELDFIKSVSLRVNDILTKFFESKKLKFVDVKLEFGKSRSGEILVADEISGDTFRVLDENGNHLDKEVFRRTKDAGLLLKAYLRLAEVVGVSVDGVFSSY; encoded by the coding sequence ATGAATACTTTGCAACTTATTTACGAGGGTAAGAGTAAGAGGGTTTATGCAAAGGATGAGGATACACTTGTAATTGAGTTCAAAGATGATGTCACAGCTATTGATGGGCTTGTGAAAGCAGTTGCGATTGGCAAAGGTGTTTTAGCAGCAAGAATCTCTGCCTTTTTCTTCAAACTTCTTAATGATGCTGGCATCAAAACTCATTTCATAGAATATGACGGATTTAGAAGAATAATTGTTAAAAAACTTGAAATAATACCTGTTGAAGTAATAGTTAGAAACTATGCCTATGGATCACTACTTAGAAGATTACCTATTTACAAGCCTCTGCAAAAGCTTGAGCCACCTCTACTAGAATTTCACTACAAGGATGACGATCTTCACGACCCACTCGTTTTGGAGGAGGATCTAATCAGAACCGGTATTTTAAGTGAGCAGGAACTTGATTTTATAAAGAGTGTTAGTCTGAGAGTCAATGATATTTTAACAAAATTCTTTGAATCTAAAAAGCTCAAGTTTGTTGATGTAAAGCTTGAGTTTGGAAAATCAAGATCAGGAGAAATATTAGTGGCAGATGAGATTTCTGGAGACACCTTCAGAGTTCTTGATGAAAATGGTAATCACCTTGATAAAGAGGTTTTTAGAAGAACAAAAGATGCTGGTCTTCTTCTCAAGGCATATTTGCGTCTTGCTGAAGTTGTTGGTGTGAGTGTAGATGGTGTCTTCTCATCTTATTGA